DNA from Brassica napus cultivar Da-Ae chromosome C4, Da-Ae, whole genome shotgun sequence:
GTTAAGATTCCTAGATTGATATGTAATAGGAGAAGTTAAGATTTCTATTACCTATATAAGAGGCCTAAGTGTAAGGAGGTCTCATaagaagagaataagaaagttaagaaagattaataaaacaaagCAACAGTTTTATTACGTTTGTGTTCTTGGCtactatatttggtatcagagcaaccaGGTTATTTTGTTAGTTTGAATAGCCAATGGGCGATTCAAAAGCTTTAGTTACGGTGAAGGATGCCGTACCTAACGTTGTCGTATGTCCAATGTTAACCGCAACGAATTACTCGGTGTGGGTTACGAGGATGAAGGTGCTTCTCCGAATACACAAGGTGTGGGAAACGATTGAACCAGGGTCTGATGAAGAAGACAAGAATGACATAGCGACTGCACTGCTATTTCAATCAATTTCCGAAAGTTTGTTAATGCAAGTCGGTGATCAAGGCTCTCCTAAAGCTATCTGGGAAGCTATAAAATCAAGAAATCTTTGAGCATAGCATGTTAGAGAGGCTCGACTCCAGACTTTGATGAATGAATTCGATCGATTAAGGATGAACGATTCGGATTCTATTGATATCTTCTCAGGAAAGATATCAGAGCTTGCATCACAAGCAACCTCATTAGGTCAAAGTATTGAAGAACCTAAGATTGTGAAGAAGTTACTTAATGGATTACCTCGGAGGAAGTACATTGACATGGCTGTGTCTCTGGAACAACTACTGGATCTAAAAAAACGAAGTATGAAGACGTTGTGGGTAGATTAAAGGCTTATGAAGAGCGCATAAAAGAAGAATCACCTCAAAATCAACAAGGCGATCTGTTATTCTCGAACTCTGAGAACTCCTACGGTTCAAGTAATTCTAGAGGAAGAGGGAGAGGATATGGTCGTGGTCAAGGAAATAGGGGTAGAGGACGCGGGAAAAACAACTCAAGCGagagaaacaaagagaaaaaggatTACTCTCAAATCGAGTGCTTTCACTGCCACAAGAAGGGTCACTTTGCCTCAGTTTGTCCCGAGAAGAATGATGATCAGCAACTCAACAAAGCAGAAACGGAAGTAGCTGATGCAGCGTTATACATGCATGAAGTTGTGTTTTTGAATGAAGAAAACGTGATGCCGAAGAAACTTGAGCTGAACAAAACCAATGATGGTAACTGGTATCTTGACAACGGTGCTAGTAATCATATGACAGGAGAAAAGACCTTCTTCTCTGAACTCAATGAAAGTATCAAGGGAAGAGTTAAGTTTGGTGATGGCTCATGTGTAAAAATCGATGGCAAAGGCTCAATTATCTTTGAAGCAAAGAGGGGAGAACAAAAGCTTCTAACTGATATATACTATATACCTGAGTTAAGAAGCAACATCCTGAGCCTAGGCCAAGCAACGGAACAAGGCTGTGATGTAAGAATGAAAGATAATTATC
Protein-coding regions in this window:
- the LOC106384304 gene encoding uncharacterized protein LOC106384304, producing MGDSKALVTVKDAVPNVVVCPMLTATNYSVWVTRMKVLLRIHKVWETIEPGSDEEDKNDIATALLFQSISERKISELASQATSLGQSIEEPKIVKKLLNGLPRRKYIDMAVLKAYEERIKEESPQNQQGDLLFSNSENSYGSSNSRGRGRGYGRGQGNRGRGRGKNNSSERNKEKKDYSQIECFHCHKKGHFASVCPEKNDDQQLNKAETEVADAALYMHEVVFLNEENVMPKKLELNKTNDGNWYLDNGASNHMTGEKTFFSELNESIKGRVKFGDGSCVKIDGKGSIIFEAKRGEQKLLTDIYYIPELRSNILSLGQATEQGCDVRMKDNYLTLRDPRGRLLVKVLRSPNRLYKISLKVGKPSCLLTKMNEEPWRWHARLGHINFKTIRSMATHEMV